In Pseudonocardia sp. DSM 110487, the sequence GAGGGAGGCAGGCCCTTCGTGATCAGACGAGGAGGACGTCGATGTTCGAGCAACACCCGAGATGGAATGAGGAAAGCGACTTGAGCCTGTTCGCCGTGTTCTACACCTATGCCGATGGTTCGGACGACAAGCGGGACGAGCACCGGCCCGCACACCGGGCGTTCCTGCGGGAGCTGCACGAGGCCGGCAAGCTGAAGGTGTGTGGGCCGTGGGGTCCGGAGCAGCCACCTGGCGGGATGCTGATCTTCGAAGGCGAGAGCGCGGCCGAGATCGGCGAGCTGCTCGACCGCGACCCGTTCGCGGAGGTCGGCGTGGTCGCGGAACGCTCGATCAAGTCCTGGGGCATCGTCATCGGCGAGCTCGGCTGAGGGTCGGTGCCGGCGTGCTCGGCCGGGTCTGCGGCCGAGCACGCCCGGCTCAGCGCGGGGCGGGACGGGGTGCCCGGGCGCGGTGGGCCGAGTAGAGCCCCAGCCCGGCGAGCACCAGCGCGAGCGGCGGGAACCAGAACACCGCGGCGACCGCCAGCACGAGGTTGGCGACCGCGATCCGCACCCAGTTCCTGCGGCTCGGGTCGGCGGGTCCGACCGCGCGGGTCGGGCGCTGTCCGCGCAGCGCGAAGACGAGCTGCACGAGCGCCAGCCCGGCGAAGACGGCCGCCCACACCGGCTCCCCGTCGAGGAACCGCCATACGGACAGCATGGCGAGGCACGCGGTGGCGACGGCGCTACCGGGCCTCATCGCGGCCCTCCCAGGTTCAGGAACGTGGCTTTCCTGAACTTCGGAGCCACCCCGGTCAGGCGAACAGCTGCCATGTCGAGACCACCCCCAGCACCGTCAGCAGGATCCCGGACAGCAGCACCCACCAGCGGCCTGCCGTCGTGAGGCGATAGGCGGGCGGCAGGACCTTCCGCTCGGTCCACAGGATCGCCAGGCAGAACAGGCCCGACGTGAGCAGGCCGCCGAGCACCGAGGCGGGCGTCACGATCACCACCAGCTCGCCGACCGTCCACACCAGCGCGAGGCTGGCGAGGAGGATGTAGCCGTACATCCACGGCCGCAGGGCACGCTGCCCGGTACGGCGCAGCCGGCCGAACACCGGCGAGAGGGTCTCGTACGCCGTGTACGTGTAGAGCTCCCAGAACGCGTACAGCGAGCCGAAGAACGCGAAGAAGACCGCGACGTAGTAGAGGTACTGGAGCGTCGGGTGCACGGCCGTGAGGAACTGGGCCTGGTAGGTGAGGGTGTCGTTGCCCTCGGGGATCTGCTGCTGTTCGGCCAGCAGGGAGGCGCCGTTGATCATGAACATGCAAGCGAACACCACGATCGCGACGAACGACAGCGCCGTGTCGCCCAGCGGCGCTCGGCTCCATGCCCGACCGCGGGCCACCTGCTCCGCGTCCTCCGACAGCGGCAGCCGGGCCCCGCGGGGCAGGGCCGCGAGCCGCTCGGCGAGCCCGGCCTGGTCGGAGCGCCCGAGCATGCCCCAGCGCTTCTCGCGCAGCATGCCGGCGTAGCCGATGTAGTCGTACGTGCCGCCGCCGACGGCCCCCAGGTACACGGCGAGCTCCAGCCACACGGGGCGCTCGGCGACCTCCGGGTAGGCGCCTGGCACCCATGCGTTGTACTCCGGCACGGTCGGCAGCAGCCCGGCCAGCGCGGCGAGCCAGTCCGGCTGCAGCACGACGACGCTGATCGCGATGGCCAGCAGCATGAACCCGACGATCACGGTCTGCGCGCGTTCCATGCGCTCGTAGCCGCCGAACCAGGACAGCAGGCCGGACAGCACGATCAGGCCGCTGGCCCACAGCGCCCCCGTTCCGACCGCGGTGATCGTGGCCATCAGGTCGCCGAGCGCGACCCCGAGCCCGCCCACCCACGACGGGATGGCCGCGATCGAGACCACGCCCATGAGCAGCGTGAACCAGCCGCGCGGGCCGCGGAACAGCGTGGCCCAGCGCGCCATCGGGTGCTCGCCGGTGACCACGGTGTACCGGTTGAACGAGTAGGCGAGCGCCGCCTTGGCCGCCGCCGAGACGAGAAACGCCCACAGCAGCGCGTATCCGAACAGGGCGCCGCCGCGCGCGGCGAACACCATCTCGCCGGTGCCGATGTTCGCCGACGCGACGATCGCGCCCGGCCCCAGCACGGACAGGGCGGTGACCAGGGTGAGCCTGCGCCGCAGTTTCCCCGGTGGCTCCGGGTAGGTGAGGAACTCCGTTGTCTCGGGCGTCGCCATGGCCGCTCCTTTGCGGGGTGTCAGGCGGGGTCGGACGTCATCTCGCGTTCCATCTCGTTCAGCATCTGCACGCGGCGCCGGAAGGCCGGGTCGGTGCTGAAGCGCGCGGCGAGGAACTCCTCGAGGACCTGCGTGGCGATCGCGGGGCCCACCAGCCACGCGCCGAGGCACACGACGTTGACGTCGTCGTGCTCGACGGCTTGCCGGGCGGTGTAGGTGTCGTGGGCGACGGTCGCGCGGATGCCGGCGATCTTGTTCGCAGCGATCGCGGCGCCGACGCCCGTGCCGCACACCAGCACGCCCCGGTCGGCCTCGCCCGCCCGCACCGGTGCGCTCACGGCCTTGGCGACGTCCGGGAAGTCCACCGGGTCGGTGCCGTTCGGGCCGACGTCCAGCACCTCGTGCCCCAGCCCTTCGAGCACGGAGCGCACGTGCTCCTTGAGCGGGAATCCGGCGTGGTCGTTGCCGAGGACGATCTTCATCAGGCGCCTCCGCGCATCTGCTCGAGCCAGGCCAGCGACTCGGGCGAGCCGCCGGGGAACGTCTCGTCCGCATCGAGCAGGAAGCTGCGGTCGCCGTGGTGGGCGAGCTCGTGGTGCACCGCGACCGGGTCGCCCGCCTCGACGAGCTCGAGGATCCGGCGGTGCCGCCGCGCGTCCCCGACGAGCGGCTCGTGGACGCTGCGGACGCGGCGGTTCATCACCATGCAGAGGCGCATCTGGAGCGCAAGCGACCGGTAGGCGTCCTCCAGCCTGCTGTGCCCGGCGAGCCCAACCACGGCGAGGTGGAACGCAAAGCCGCGCTCGATCACCGCGGCCTCGTCGCCCGCACCGGCCGCCCGCTCCAGCGCCGCGTACGCCTCGCGGCAGCGAGCGATGCGCTCTGGCGCGCGGCACGGCACCCCGAGATCGACGGCGAGGCGCTCGAGGTCGTGCCGGAGCGTGAGGATCTCGTAGACGTCGTGCAGGGTCAGCGGGGTCACCACCACCCCGCGGCGCGGGGAGCGCACGACGAGCCCCTCCTGCTCCAGCACGCGCAGGGCCTCCCGCAACGGCGGCTTGCTCACGCCCAGCGCGCCTGCCACCTGGCTCTCCACGACGCGGTCCCCTGGCCGCAGCTCACCTGCGAAGATCATCTTGCGCATGGCGTCGGCGGCGAGGTGGGTGATGCTCGGCGGTGCCGCGATGCGCTCCGACATCGGACACCCCCTCGGCGACGACCTTTTGTAGACAGTAGGTCGGGATCTGGGGCTCGGCAACGGCTGCACACCGCGCGAGGATGTGCACGCCTCCCCAGCCACTGAGATCCGAGGAGCGAGACGTGAAGATCGGCGAACTCATCGAACTGCTGACGGATGCCGCCGCCGACCTTCCCGACGGAACGGACTCCGAGGTCCACGTCCACATCTGCCGCGGCTGGGACGCCTTCTCGATCGTCACGAAGGAGGTGACGGTCGACACGAGCGGCCCCGTCGCGCTGGTGCAGGGCCACCCGCACCGCGACGACGGGCAGACGGTACGCAGACCGGTCGCCATGGGAGTGGACGACGAGCTGGCGAGGATGGTCGAGAACCCGGACGCGATCCAGGAGGAACCCCCGTCGTCCGTGATGATCCAGATCGACGAGACGAAGGCGTACCGCGTGCCGTTGCGGGCGGACGGGAAGATCCTCGCTCCCGGCGATGTCGACGCCTTGCGCGTCGGCTGCCTGTGTGACCCCGAGAAGAACAACTTCGGGCGGGGGGTCGAGCGCACCGGCGACAACGTCGCGCTGATCTTCAAGGACAACTGCCCCGTGCACCAGACCGTCACCCTCCCTCCGGACGGCCCGCCCCTCTGACGGCTCGCGCCAGCCCGGCACGGGCCCGTTCCTGCTCGCGGGAGTAGGCGATCTCGTCGGCGAGCGCAATGGCGGCTCGGTGCCGCTCGGCGGCCGAGGCGTGGTCACCCGCGGCGAGCGCGACCTCGCCGAGCCCGTTGAGGGCGGAGGCCTCCCCACTTCGGTATCCGGTTTCGCGGTACAGGGCCAGCGCGTGCTCGTAGTGGGCACGCGCCTGCTCGTGCTCACGCAGGTCGAGGTGGGCCGAGCCGAGGCCCTCGAGGGCCTCCGCCCGGCCGTCCCGGTCGTCGAGCCCCTCGTAGACCCGCAGCGCGTCGTGGTGCAGGGCGACCGCCGATCGCACGTCCCCGAGGCGGGCGACCGCCCGGCCGAGGGCCGCCAGAACCGCCCCTTCCGCGGCCCGGTCCCCCAGCTCCCGGTAGCGCTCCAGCGCGCGCAGGTAGTGCTCGCGCGCCTCGTCGGCATGGTCCTGTCCGAGGCGCACATGGCCGAGGCCCTGCTCGGCCCTGGCCTCGACGTGCCGGTCGCCGAGCTCGTGGGCGAGGCGAAGAGCCCGCCGATGCTGGTCCGCGGCCTCGTCGTAGCGGCTCTGACGCCAGTGGACCCAGCCCATGTCGACGAGTGCGCGCGCTTCCGTCGGCCGGTCGCCACGGGCCCTGCTGGACTCCAGGGCATCCGCGTAGAGGGCGACCGCGT encodes:
- a CDS encoding Nramp family divalent metal transporter, giving the protein MATPETTEFLTYPEPPGKLRRRLTLVTALSVLGPGAIVASANIGTGEMVFAARGGALFGYALLWAFLVSAAAKAALAYSFNRYTVVTGEHPMARWATLFRGPRGWFTLLMGVVSIAAIPSWVGGLGVALGDLMATITAVGTGALWASGLIVLSGLLSWFGGYERMERAQTVIVGFMLLAIAISVVVLQPDWLAALAGLLPTVPEYNAWVPGAYPEVAERPVWLELAVYLGAVGGGTYDYIGYAGMLREKRWGMLGRSDQAGLAERLAALPRGARLPLSEDAEQVARGRAWSRAPLGDTALSFVAIVVFACMFMINGASLLAEQQQIPEGNDTLTYQAQFLTAVHPTLQYLYYVAVFFAFFGSLYAFWELYTYTAYETLSPVFGRLRRTGQRALRPWMYGYILLASLALVWTVGELVVIVTPASVLGGLLTSGLFCLAILWTERKVLPPAYRLTTAGRWWVLLSGILLTVLGVVSTWQLFA
- a CDS encoding GntR family transcriptional regulator; translated protein: MSERIAAPPSITHLAADAMRKMIFAGELRPGDRVVESQVAGALGVSKPPLREALRVLEQEGLVVRSPRRGVVVTPLTLHDVYEILTLRHDLERLAVDLGVPCRAPERIARCREAYAALERAAGAGDEAAVIERGFAFHLAVVGLAGHSRLEDAYRSLALQMRLCMVMNRRVRSVHEPLVGDARRHRRILELVEAGDPVAVHHELAHHGDRSFLLDADETFPGGSPESLAWLEQMRGGA
- the rpiB gene encoding ribose 5-phosphate isomerase B, translated to MKIVLGNDHAGFPLKEHVRSVLEGLGHEVLDVGPNGTDPVDFPDVAKAVSAPVRAGEADRGVLVCGTGVGAAIAANKIAGIRATVAHDTYTARQAVEHDDVNVVCLGAWLVGPAIATQVLEEFLAARFSTDPAFRRRVQMLNEMEREMTSDPA
- a CDS encoding YciI family protein, translated to MSLFAVFYTYADGSDDKRDEHRPAHRAFLRELHEAGKLKVCGPWGPEQPPGGMLIFEGESAAEIGELLDRDPFAEVGVVAERSIKSWGIVIGELG